In Rattus rattus isolate New Zealand chromosome 9, Rrattus_CSIRO_v1, whole genome shotgun sequence, a genomic segment contains:
- the Ormdl3 gene encoding ORM1-like protein 3: MNVGTAHSEVNPNTRVMNSRGIWLSYVLAIGLLHVVLLSIPFVSVPVVWTLTNLIHNLGMYIFLHTVKGTPFETPDQGKARLLTHWEQMDYGVQFTASRKFLTITPIVLYFLTSFYTKYDQVHFILNTVSLMSVLIPKLPQLHGVRIFGINKY; the protein is encoded by the exons ATGAATGTGGGCACAGCACACAGTGAGGTGAACCCCAACACGCGGGTGATGAACAGCCGCGGCATCTGGCTCTCCTACGTGCTGGCCATCGGACTCCTGCACGTCGTGCTGCTGAGCATCCCCTTTGTGAGCGTCCCCGTCGTCTGGACCCTCACCAACCTTATCCATAACCTG GGCATGTATATCTTTCTGCACACGGTGAAAGGGACACCCTTCGAGACTCCGGACCAGGGCAAGGCAAGGCTGCTGACCCACTGGGAGCAGATGGACTATGGGGTCCAGTTCACAGCCTCCAGGAAGTTCTTGACCATCACGCCCATTGTGCT gtACTTCCTCACCAGCTTCTACACCAAGTATGATCAAGTCCACTTCATACTCAACACTGTGTCCTTGATGAGTGTGCTCATTCCCAAGCTGCCCCAGCTCCATGGAGTCCGGATCTTTGGAATCAATAAGTACTGA